From the Natrarchaeobaculum aegyptiacum genome, one window contains:
- the mutS gene encoding DNA mismatch repair protein MutS has protein sequence MTEATGIVGEFLSLKGETDADVLAMQCGDFYEFFGDDAELVGEELELKVTSKSSQGQSYPMAGVPLDDLTPYLKALVERGYRVAVADQYETDGGHAREIVRVVTPGTLLETSDADAQYLAAVVCDGDPADGTDGASYGLAFADVTTGRFLVAEADDREAALTELYRFDPVEVLPGPDARTDDELLSTVRNRFDATLTLHETEAFAPKRAAHSVRDQFGTETVDRLAVDEPAIAAAGAILAYVEETGTGVLASMTRIGTHQGDDHVALDSTTQRNLELTETMHGDHEGTLFETIDHTETSAGRRLLKEWLSRPRRSLETLERRQESVAALSSAALARDELQDAMGEAYDLERLASKASHGSADARDLVAARETLAVLPDIVETIESTPELADSPLAEIVDRPDREAAADLRETLEAAIVDEPPSTVTQGELFRRGYDDELDEVIERHEAVRSWLERLADREKRDHGLSHVTVDRNTTDGYYIQVGRSAADGVPDHYEEIKTLKNSKRFTTDELEAKEREILRLEDRRGDLEYDLFEELRETVAAHAELLQDVGRTLATVDALASLATHAAENRWVKPELHRGDGLEIDQGRHPVVEQTTEFVPNDVSLDDDRSFLVVTGPNMSGKSTYMRQVACIVLLAQIGSFVPAREAEIGLVDGIFTRVGALDELAQGRSTFMVEMSELSNILHTATEESLVILDEVGRGTATYDGISIAWAATEYLHNEIGAKTLFATHYHELTGLAENLPRVANVHVAADERDGDVTFLRTVREGPTDRSYGIHVADLAGVPDPVVDRATDVLERLREEKAIEARGGSSDPVQTVFDLSSGQFRGPANADGGEPSAASLDPETKRVLEDLESVDVNQTPPVELIAKVQEWQRRLEDDS, from the coding sequence ATGACCGAGGCGACGGGTATCGTCGGGGAGTTCCTCTCGCTCAAGGGTGAGACCGACGCCGACGTGCTGGCGATGCAGTGTGGTGATTTCTACGAGTTCTTCGGTGACGATGCCGAACTCGTCGGCGAGGAACTCGAGCTCAAGGTGACCTCGAAGTCCTCGCAGGGCCAATCGTATCCGATGGCCGGCGTCCCGCTCGACGACCTGACGCCGTATCTCAAGGCGCTGGTCGAACGCGGCTACCGCGTCGCCGTCGCCGACCAGTACGAGACCGACGGCGGCCACGCCCGCGAAATCGTCCGCGTCGTCACTCCCGGAACCTTACTCGAGACGAGCGACGCAGATGCCCAGTACCTCGCGGCGGTCGTATGTGACGGCGATCCGGCAGACGGGACCGACGGAGCCAGCTACGGCCTCGCCTTCGCGGACGTCACGACCGGCCGCTTCCTCGTCGCCGAGGCCGACGACCGTGAGGCGGCGCTAACGGAACTCTACCGGTTCGATCCCGTCGAGGTGCTACCCGGTCCCGACGCCAGAACCGACGACGAGCTACTTTCGACCGTCCGGAACCGGTTCGACGCGACCCTGACGCTCCACGAGACCGAAGCGTTCGCGCCGAAGCGGGCCGCCCACAGCGTCCGCGACCAGTTCGGCACCGAAACCGTCGACCGGCTCGCAGTCGACGAGCCTGCCATCGCCGCCGCGGGGGCGATCCTCGCGTACGTCGAGGAGACCGGCACCGGCGTGCTGGCCTCGATGACCCGTATCGGCACCCACCAGGGCGACGACCACGTCGCGCTCGATTCGACCACCCAGCGCAACCTCGAGCTCACCGAAACGATGCACGGCGATCACGAGGGGACGCTGTTCGAGACGATCGACCATACCGAGACGAGCGCCGGCCGGCGTCTCCTCAAGGAGTGGCTTTCCCGCCCGCGACGGTCCCTCGAGACGCTCGAGCGCCGACAGGAGTCGGTCGCTGCGCTCTCGTCGGCTGCGCTCGCCCGCGACGAGTTGCAGGACGCCATGGGCGAGGCCTACGACCTCGAGCGACTGGCCTCGAAGGCGAGCCACGGCAGCGCCGACGCGCGGGATCTCGTGGCGGCCCGCGAGACGCTCGCTGTACTTCCCGACATCGTCGAGACGATCGAGTCGACGCCCGAGCTGGCAGACTCGCCGCTGGCCGAAATCGTCGACCGACCCGACCGTGAGGCCGCCGCTGACCTCCGGGAAACCCTCGAGGCGGCTATCGTCGACGAGCCGCCGTCGACGGTCACGCAGGGAGAACTGTTCAGGCGGGGATACGACGACGAGTTAGACGAGGTAATCGAGCGCCACGAAGCAGTTCGCTCCTGGCTCGAGCGCCTGGCCGACCGCGAGAAGCGCGACCACGGACTCAGTCACGTCACCGTCGATCGCAACACGACCGACGGCTACTACATTCAGGTTGGCCGGTCGGCCGCCGACGGCGTCCCCGACCACTACGAGGAGATCAAGACGCTCAAGAATTCAAAGCGCTTTACGACCGACGAACTCGAGGCGAAAGAACGCGAGATCCTTCGGCTCGAAGACCGACGGGGCGACCTCGAGTACGACCTCTTCGAGGAGTTGCGCGAGACCGTGGCCGCCCACGCCGAACTCCTTCAGGACGTCGGCCGGACGCTCGCGACCGTCGACGCACTGGCGAGCCTCGCGACCCACGCCGCTGAGAACCGCTGGGTCAAGCCCGAGTTACACCGGGGCGACGGCCTCGAGATCGACCAGGGTCGCCATCCGGTCGTCGAGCAGACGACCGAGTTCGTGCCCAACGACGTCTCTCTCGACGACGATCGGAGCTTTCTGGTCGTGACTGGGCCCAACATGTCCGGCAAGTCGACCTACATGCGTCAGGTGGCCTGTATCGTCCTGTTAGCCCAGATCGGGAGCTTCGTCCCGGCGCGCGAGGCCGAGATCGGGCTGGTCGACGGCATTTTCACACGCGTGGGCGCGCTCGACGAACTCGCACAGGGACGGTCGACGTTCATGGTCGAGATGAGCGAACTGTCGAACATCCTCCACACGGCCACCGAGGAGTCACTCGTCATCTTAGACGAGGTCGGCCGCGGGACGGCCACCTACGACGGTATCTCGATCGCCTGGGCCGCGACGGAGTACCTGCACAACGAGATCGGTGCCAAGACCCTCTTTGCGACCCACTACCACGAACTGACGGGCCTCGCCGAGAACCTCCCACGAGTGGCCAACGTCCACGTCGCGGCGGACGAACGCGACGGCGACGTCACCTTCCTCCGGACGGTTCGGGAGGGGCCGACCGATCGCTCCTACGGCATCCACGTCGCGGATCTGGCGGGCGTTCCCGACCCCGTCGTCGACCGGGCAACGGACGTTCTCGAGCGCCTGCGCGAGGAGAAGGCCATCGAGGCCAGGGGCGGCTCGAGCGATCCCGTCCAGACGGTGTTCGACCTCTCGAGCGGGCAGTTCCGCGGGCCGGCCAACGCCGATGGCGGCGAGCCGAGCGCGGCGAGCCTCGACCCCGAGACGAAACGCGTGCTCGAGGACCTCGAATCGGTCGACGTGAACCAGACGCCGCCAGTGGAACTCATCGCGAAAGTTCAGGAGTGGCAGCGGCGACTCGAGGACGACTCCTGA
- a CDS encoding 3-hydroxyacyl-CoA dehydrogenase/enoyl-CoA hydratase family protein: MSLDSIDRVAVLGAGNMGHGITEVTAMAGYDVTMRDIKDEFVDDGYEQIAWSLEKLEEKELIDESADEVLSRIDTTTDLEAAVSDADLVIEAAPENLELKHDIFTDLEEFCSEDTLLATNTSSLPITDIAEPVDTADRVLGLHFFNPPVKMDLVEVIYGEETSDEAAQAGYEWVESIGKTPIYVRKDVRGFVVNTIVGPFGGEPAWMVSEGEATIREADATMVHERGYPMGPFELGDLTGIDVGYHVRKESGAPIPPITEEKVENDELGQKTGKGFYDYEDGDGADYGPDDAGDFDWLRVEARMINRAAFLVGDDVATPEEVDTGVQLGLGFPEGICRRADKIGLDEVLEKLETLEEETGSERFEPHPYLEELVEDGKTGEDAGAGFYEYDTDEGGLDSYHNLNADLDDGVLRVELDRPTRMNALNAELLEELDDLFSTVDTDEVRCATIEGAGDRAFCAGADVTSFAGADPTELMEVTPTFETINEFERPVVAKIDGFCLGGGLELALSCDLRLATERSEFGAPEINLGLIPGGGGTQRLMRVLGETRAKELVFRGEHIDAERAQEWGLINRAVDREEFDDLVEEWVDDLAGGPPIGLKVAKKVMNEGQDASLDAAIAMESQGFGLLSSTDDVMEGAMAFAEDRDPEFEGK, from the coding sequence ATGTCACTCGACAGCATCGACCGCGTCGCCGTCCTCGGCGCGGGGAACATGGGACACGGGATCACCGAAGTGACCGCGATGGCCGGCTACGACGTCACGATGCGGGACATCAAAGACGAGTTCGTCGACGACGGCTACGAGCAGATCGCCTGGAGCCTCGAGAAACTCGAGGAGAAAGAGCTGATCGACGAATCCGCAGACGAGGTCCTCTCGCGAATCGACACCACGACGGACCTCGAGGCTGCCGTTTCCGACGCCGACCTCGTGATCGAGGCCGCCCCCGAGAACCTCGAGTTGAAACACGACATCTTCACCGACTTAGAGGAGTTCTGTAGCGAGGACACGCTGCTTGCGACCAACACCTCGAGCCTGCCGATCACCGACATCGCAGAGCCCGTCGACACTGCCGATCGGGTGCTCGGCCTGCACTTTTTCAACCCGCCGGTGAAGATGGACCTCGTCGAGGTCATCTACGGCGAGGAAACCAGCGACGAGGCTGCCCAGGCGGGCTACGAGTGGGTCGAGTCGATCGGCAAGACGCCGATCTACGTCCGCAAGGACGTCCGCGGCTTCGTCGTCAACACGATCGTCGGCCCGTTCGGCGGCGAACCCGCCTGGATGGTCTCGGAGGGTGAGGCTACTATTCGGGAAGCCGACGCGACGATGGTTCACGAACGCGGCTATCCGATGGGGCCGTTCGAACTCGGCGACCTCACCGGTATCGACGTCGGCTACCACGTTCGCAAGGAAAGCGGTGCCCCGATTCCGCCGATCACCGAGGAAAAAGTCGAGAACGACGAACTCGGTCAGAAGACGGGCAAGGGCTTCTACGACTACGAGGACGGTGACGGTGCCGACTATGGCCCCGACGACGCCGGCGACTTCGACTGGCTCCGGGTCGAGGCCCGTATGATCAACCGCGCGGCCTTCCTCGTCGGCGACGACGTTGCCACTCCCGAAGAGGTCGACACGGGCGTTCAACTCGGACTCGGCTTCCCCGAGGGAATCTGCCGACGGGCCGACAAGATCGGCCTCGACGAGGTCCTCGAGAAACTGGAGACCCTGGAGGAGGAAACCGGCAGCGAGCGCTTCGAGCCCCACCCATACCTCGAGGAACTCGTCGAAGACGGCAAGACCGGCGAGGACGCCGGCGCGGGCTTCTACGAGTACGACACCGACGAGGGTGGCCTCGACTCCTACCACAACCTGAACGCCGACCTCGACGACGGCGTCCTCCGGGTCGAACTCGACCGCCCAACGCGGATGAACGCCCTGAATGCGGAACTGCTCGAGGAACTCGACGACCTCTTCTCGACGGTCGACACCGACGAGGTCCGCTGTGCGACCATCGAGGGCGCAGGCGACCGCGCGTTCTGTGCCGGTGCCGACGTCACCAGCTTCGCGGGTGCGGACCCGACCGAACTGATGGAAGTCACGCCGACGTTCGAGACGATCAACGAGTTCGAACGGCCCGTCGTCGCGAAGATCGACGGCTTCTGTCTCGGTGGCGGCCTCGAACTCGCACTGTCCTGTGATCTGCGACTCGCGACCGAACGGTCGGAGTTCGGTGCCCCCGAGATCAACCTCGGGCTCATCCCCGGCGGTGGCGGCACCCAGCGACTCATGCGCGTCCTCGGCGAGACTCGCGCGAAGGAACTCGTCTTCCGCGGCGAGCACATCGACGCCGAGCGCGCCCAGGAGTGGGGACTGATCAACCGCGCAGTCGACCGCGAGGAGTTCGACGACCTCGTCGAGGAGTGGGTCGACGACCTCGCAGGCGGCCCGCCGATCGGCCTCAAGGTCGCAAAGAAGGTCATGAACGAGGGACAGGACGCCAGCCTCGACGCCGCCATCGCGATGGAGAGTCAGGGCTTCGGCCTGCTCTCGAGCACCGACGACGTGATGGAGGGCGCGATGGCGTTCGCCGAGGACCGCGACCCCGAGTTCGAGGGGAAGTAA
- a CDS encoding PaaI family thioesterase, translated as MADSESTDEGWPEWRSFVDRHGYLSWLGIDVEHLADGRAVLVVERDEEFENPVGNDGYDPVHGGIVATLIDTSSAFALRTTFEDPAAVGMTTTDLNVSYMRPATGDLRAEAEVRRVGGSTGVTTVSVVGSDGEAAVGRTTYRLFRPSDREA; from the coding sequence ATGGCCGATTCCGAGTCGACCGACGAGGGCTGGCCCGAGTGGCGGTCGTTCGTCGACCGGCACGGCTACCTCTCCTGGCTCGGAATCGACGTCGAGCACCTGGCTGACGGCCGGGCCGTCCTCGTCGTCGAGCGCGACGAGGAGTTCGAAAACCCCGTGGGCAACGACGGCTACGACCCCGTCCACGGCGGCATCGTCGCGACGCTGATCGACACCTCGAGTGCGTTCGCCCTGCGGACCACGTTCGAGGACCCGGCGGCGGTCGGGATGACGACGACGGACCTCAACGTCTCGTATATGCGCCCGGCGACCGGCGACCTGCGTGCGGAAGCCGAAGTACGCCGCGTCGGTGGGTCGACGGGCGTAACCACCGTCAGCGTCGTCGGTTCCGACGGCGAGGCCGCAGTCGGCCGGACGACGTACCGGCTGTTCAGGCCGAGCGATCGAGAGGCGTAA
- a CDS encoding Lrp/AsnC family transcriptional regulator: MTDEEFWTNGGHEEPNWDFKDRDIAILCELSNDPQLSSRELTDVLESRYDIDVSHVTVSESIRRMRDEGVFREAIIPNEDYYIFALFEFKFNPEHFADNWREAMEYVKEDKHTLFFFLSDGEYQWKSVMMFRNRQQVSKWIHDCYKEHGDVIANLRNSAVHNVLKFRTDPRIYEDLREETGE, from the coding sequence ATGACCGACGAGGAGTTCTGGACCAACGGCGGCCACGAGGAACCAAACTGGGACTTCAAGGATCGCGACATTGCGATCCTCTGTGAACTCTCGAACGACCCACAGCTCTCTTCGCGAGAACTGACGGACGTCCTCGAGTCGCGATACGATATCGACGTCTCCCACGTCACCGTCAGCGAGTCGATTCGGCGGATGCGCGACGAGGGCGTCTTCCGGGAGGCGATCATTCCAAACGAAGACTACTACATCTTCGCGCTGTTCGAGTTCAAGTTCAACCCCGAACACTTCGCCGACAACTGGCGCGAGGCGATGGAGTACGTCAAAGAGGACAAGCACACGCTGTTTTTCTTCCTTTCGGACGGCGAGTACCAGTGGAAGAGCGTGATGATGTTCCGCAACCGCCAGCAGGTCTCGAAGTGGATTCACGACTGCTACAAAGAACACGGCGACGTGATCGCGAACCTGCGCAACAGCGCCGTCCACAACGTTCTCAAGTTCCGGACCGACCCCCGGATTTACGAGGACCTGCGGGAGGAAACGGGGGAGTAG